In the genome of Nonlabens sp. MB-3u-79, one region contains:
- a CDS encoding DUF1223 domain-containing protein, whose product MYLLPSYKVFIPLLSLFGAFTILAFQHAENSSEPITGTPQKNPIVLELFTSQSCPTCENADILANTIKDYKNVIVLSYHIDYWNQLGWIDTFSDASHTDYQRNYERRFDRNSYAPQMVLNGRSEFDGANVRLLNSSLKEQSTTEKLRTPQINRNENKSVSVSYDFFTEKKYDKAYALLIIDSYDVAIDNGPNIGKLMTNTNIVINRAPLQLDSSKGNYTFELAPNVKETDQFKVAIILQDNNLNIVGASVSKIQ is encoded by the coding sequence ATGTATCTACTACCATCTTATAAAGTATTTATTCCCCTATTAAGCTTATTTGGAGCTTTTACTATACTGGCATTTCAACATGCTGAAAATAGTTCAGAGCCTATCACAGGGACTCCACAAAAGAACCCAATCGTTTTAGAGCTATTTACTTCTCAAAGTTGTCCAACTTGCGAAAATGCTGACATTCTTGCTAATACCATTAAAGATTATAAGAACGTAATCGTCTTGTCATATCATATAGATTACTGGAATCAACTAGGGTGGATAGATACATTTTCAGACGCAAGCCATACCGATTACCAACGCAATTATGAAAGAAGATTTGATCGCAATTCTTACGCGCCTCAGATGGTATTGAACGGTAGATCTGAATTTGATGGAGCAAATGTTAGGTTACTTAACTCTTCTTTAAAAGAACAAAGTACTACAGAAAAACTACGTACTCCTCAAATTAATAGAAATGAGAATAAATCTGTAAGCGTGTCTTATGATTTTTTTACAGAAAAAAAATATGATAAAGCTTACGCATTGCTCATCATAGATTCTTATGATGTAGCGATTGATAATGGTCCCAACATAGGTAAATTGATGACCAATACCAATATTGTTATTAACCGAGCACCTCTTCAACTGGACAGCTCTAAGGGGAATTATACTTTTGAATTAGCTCCCAATGTAAAAGAAACTGATCAATTTAAAGTTGCTATTATTCTACAGGATAACAACTTGAATATTGTAGGAGCCTCTGTATCTAAGATTCAGTAA
- a CDS encoding AI-2E family transporter, which translates to MSKALHSKSIAFGILRALGIIFGTLILFWFLWEIQSVLAYIGVAAVLSLIGRPIVLLLRDRLKLHNTIAVIVTLLILFMIIIGAILLMIPVITEQSENLSQIDLEELQVNVEILNQQISDYFGIQRVNILERLQQMDYYENLNIDLIPQFVNGFFGTLGSFAIGLFSILFITFFLLKDSRLLLEGVLVFSKKGNESQFLRAFTKIKQLLSRYFIGLVFQVIILFVLYSIILFIVGVENAIIIAFFCALLNLVPYLGPAIGYVLMSAFVISDNLGSNFSDIILPKLIIIVIGYGFVQAIDNFLNQPLIFGKSVKSHPLEIFIIILVAGILFGILGLVLAVPTYTAIKVISKEFLSEYKIVKKLTQNL; encoded by the coding sequence ATGAGCAAAGCATTACATTCAAAATCAATAGCTTTTGGTATTCTAAGAGCCTTAGGAATTATTTTTGGAACCTTAATCCTTTTTTGGTTCCTGTGGGAGATACAGTCAGTACTAGCCTATATAGGTGTTGCGGCGGTACTTTCATTGATAGGAAGGCCTATTGTGCTACTATTGCGCGATAGGTTGAAACTTCATAATACAATTGCTGTCATAGTGACTCTATTGATACTCTTTATGATCATTATAGGAGCTATACTATTGATGATACCAGTGATTACGGAGCAAAGTGAAAACTTAAGTCAAATAGATCTTGAAGAGCTGCAAGTAAATGTAGAAATTCTCAATCAGCAAATCAGTGATTATTTTGGTATTCAAAGAGTTAATATTCTGGAGCGACTTCAACAAATGGATTATTATGAGAATCTGAACATAGATCTTATTCCACAGTTTGTAAATGGTTTTTTTGGAACTTTAGGTAGTTTTGCAATAGGGCTATTCTCCATATTATTCATTACATTTTTCCTTCTTAAGGACAGCCGACTGTTATTAGAAGGAGTTTTAGTGTTTTCTAAAAAAGGAAATGAAAGTCAGTTTTTAAGAGCATTTACTAAAATAAAGCAACTGCTTTCTAGATATTTTATAGGATTGGTTTTTCAGGTCATTATATTATTTGTTTTGTACAGCATCATTTTGTTTATCGTAGGAGTGGAGAATGCGATCATTATCGCCTTTTTCTGTGCATTGCTTAACCTAGTCCCTTATTTGGGTCCTGCAATCGGATATGTATTGATGTCTGCTTTTGTGATTAGTGATAATCTAGGTTCTAATTTTTCTGATATCATTCTTCCTAAATTAATCATTATAGTTATAGGCTACGGATTTGTACAGGCGATCGATAATTTTTTAAATCAGCCGTTGATATTTGGAAAAAGTGTAAAATCACATCCTCTAGAGATTTTCATCATCATTCTGGTGGCTGGAATTTTATTTGGTATTCTAGGCTTAGTTTTAGCTGTGCCTACGTATACCGCTATTAAAGTGATCTCTAAGGAGTTTTTAAGCGAATACAAGATCGTTAAGAAACTGACTCAAAATTTATAG
- a CDS encoding DUF4159 domain-containing protein, giving the protein MKKAFLFICLLLLSNVYAQQLAVLKYNGGGDWYANPTAVPNLISYCNDHIGTRLNTEVATVESSSIDIFQYPFIHMTGHGNLVFNEADVQNLRNYLLSGGFLHIDDNYGMEPYLNKELIKLFPQKELVELPASHLIFSTYVKFPKGLPKIHEHEGQRPQAKGLFHEGRLVLLFTYESDLGDGWESPEVHNDPPEVRKKALDMGANIIKYVFTN; this is encoded by the coding sequence ATGAAAAAAGCATTCCTTTTCATCTGCCTGTTGCTTCTGAGTAATGTTTATGCGCAACAACTAGCGGTATTAAAATACAACGGTGGTGGCGACTGGTACGCTAACCCTACTGCGGTTCCTAATTTAATAAGCTATTGTAACGATCATATAGGCACCCGATTAAATACAGAGGTAGCAACCGTAGAATCCAGTAGTATAGATATCTTTCAGTACCCATTTATTCATATGACAGGACATGGTAACCTTGTTTTTAATGAAGCAGATGTTCAAAACTTGAGAAATTACCTTTTAAGTGGAGGTTTCCTTCACATAGACGATAATTATGGAATGGAACCTTATCTGAATAAAGAGCTTATTAAATTATTCCCTCAAAAAGAATTAGTGGAATTACCCGCCTCACATCTTATTTTTAGTACGTATGTAAAATTCCCTAAAGGCTTGCCTAAAATTCATGAGCATGAAGGCCAACGACCGCAAGCTAAAGGTCTGTTTCATGAGGGAAGGTTAGTTTTATTGTTTACCTATGAGAGTGATTTAGGTGATGGATGGGAAAGTCCAGAAGTACATAACGATCCACCCGAGGTACGCAAAAAAGCCCTAGATATGGGAGCAAATATTATCAAATACGTTTTTACCAACTAA
- a CDS encoding THUMP-like domain-containing protein → MNQAVIRTEIDTYLKAHLQETAAAFMLQKHPFDRVSNQELTQQLVGLQKARHKFPSLFENHQIMYPPKVNLEQTSSEITAVYKSQLYQIDSMIDLTGGFGIDVSAFAKACSSTTHIELSKSLQEYAQHSFKVQELQTMSFQGDGIQFVRANQEFYDLIYLDPSRKTATHTKAILLKDYEPNVIENLELLLDRGKRVMIKTSPMLDITAGILQLEKVSSLHIVAVKNEVKELLWVLTKEEVSQVSLTCVNLLTDQPIFKSILEVQYSTTYSKPQKYLYEPNAAVMKSQQFDSLMQQYALQKLDQDAHLFTSENLFDFPGRVFEIKKVSQNKPKILKRLYAKSARAIVTRNNKETVAQLRKKYRFSEHESDYLFFTSAQELGAIVIEAVKV, encoded by the coding sequence ATGAATCAGGCTGTCATAAGAACAGAAATAGACACTTATTTAAAAGCTCATTTGCAAGAGACTGCAGCGGCTTTTATGCTCCAGAAGCATCCTTTTGACAGGGTCTCCAATCAGGAACTCACACAGCAATTAGTAGGCTTGCAGAAGGCGCGTCATAAATTCCCTTCTCTTTTTGAGAATCATCAAATCATGTATCCGCCTAAAGTAAATTTAGAGCAAACCAGTTCCGAAATAACGGCTGTCTACAAATCGCAACTGTATCAGATCGATAGCATGATTGATCTTACGGGTGGATTTGGTATTGACGTTTCCGCTTTCGCGAAAGCCTGCTCCTCAACAACCCATATAGAACTTTCTAAATCTTTGCAGGAATACGCACAACATTCATTTAAAGTACAAGAACTTCAAACGATGTCATTTCAAGGTGACGGAATTCAATTTGTTAGAGCAAATCAAGAGTTTTATGATTTAATTTACTTAGATCCCAGTAGAAAAACAGCGACACACACGAAGGCAATCTTGTTAAAAGACTACGAGCCTAATGTGATTGAAAACTTAGAGTTATTACTCGATAGAGGTAAAAGGGTCATGATCAAAACATCTCCCATGCTAGATATTACCGCAGGTATCTTACAATTAGAAAAGGTGAGCTCTTTACATATCGTGGCGGTAAAAAATGAAGTCAAAGAATTGCTTTGGGTTTTAACCAAGGAAGAGGTAAGTCAGGTCAGTTTAACCTGTGTCAACCTTTTGACAGATCAACCCATTTTTAAAAGCATTCTGGAAGTACAGTACAGTACTACTTACTCCAAGCCTCAAAAATACCTGTATGAGCCTAACGCTGCTGTTATGAAATCCCAACAGTTTGATTCCCTAATGCAGCAATATGCCTTGCAAAAGTTGGATCAAGATGCCCACTTATTTACTTCAGAAAACTTATTTGATTTCCCTGGTCGCGTTTTTGAAATTAAAAAGGTTTCTCAAAACAAACCCAAAATATTAAAAAGGCTTTATGCTAAAAGTGCTAGAGCAATCGTCACTCGCAACAACAAAGAAACGGTAGCGCAGCTGCGCAAGAAATACCGGTTTTCTGAACACGAAAGTGACTATTTGTTTTTTACAAGTGCGCAGGAATTAGGAGCTATTGTTATTGAGGCTGTTAAAGTTTGA
- a CDS encoding 16S rRNA (uracil(1498)-N(3))-methyltransferase, which translates to MQLFYYSSISPESNSLELDKEQATHMTKVLRKKAGDQVHITDGVGNLFHGTISLVTSSKCNIDVAFAKAYPPPTSQLHIAIAPTKMNDRMEWFLEKATEMGISKITPLLCEHSERKKINSARFQKILISAMKQSNQFYLPVLEELTPFTDFIKADLKGVKGIAHCEETDKKMLSQLLHKDQDLTMIIGPEGDLSLIEIEMALKNGFIPTSLGTKRLRTETAGVYTAAIFNSITES; encoded by the coding sequence ATGCAATTATTTTATTATTCCAGTATATCTCCAGAATCCAACAGCCTGGAACTTGATAAGGAACAAGCCACCCATATGACTAAGGTGTTGCGTAAAAAAGCAGGTGATCAAGTTCATATCACAGATGGAGTAGGAAATCTATTCCATGGCACGATAAGCCTTGTGACCAGTAGTAAATGTAATATAGATGTCGCTTTCGCGAAAGCGTATCCTCCACCAACGTCACAGTTACATATCGCTATTGCACCCACTAAAATGAACGATCGTATGGAGTGGTTTCTAGAAAAAGCTACAGAAATGGGGATTTCAAAAATAACCCCTTTACTATGTGAGCATAGCGAACGTAAAAAAATAAATTCAGCTCGATTTCAGAAGATTTTAATCAGTGCAATGAAACAAAGCAATCAGTTTTATCTTCCAGTTTTAGAAGAGCTTACTCCATTTACTGATTTTATAAAAGCAGATCTAAAGGGAGTAAAAGGTATTGCGCATTGTGAAGAAACAGATAAGAAGATGCTTTCTCAACTCTTACATAAAGATCAAGATCTCACCATGATTATAGGTCCAGAAGGAGACTTATCATTAATCGAAATAGAAATGGCCTTAAAAAACGGCTTTATACCTACATCTTTAGGAACTAAAAGGCTGCGTACAGAGACCGCAGGTGTTTACACCGCTGCTATTTTTAATAGTATTACTGAATCTTAG
- a CDS encoding lysophospholipid acyltransferase family protein, whose amino-acid sequence MGLFKENPFGHILFLKKWLIRIAGVLSHRRYRGFNEMEIEGSEIIRNLPETGVLFVSNHQTYFADVVSMFHVFNASLKGRDDSIKNVGYLWNPKLNIYYVAAKETMQSGLLPKIFAYAGAITVERTWRAKGEEVSRSVNPDDTKNIGIALEDGWVITFPQGTTKPFKPIRKGTAHIIKQYKPIVVPIVIDGFRRSFDKKGLRIKKRNILQSMVIKEPLEIDYENDSIEKIVEQLEYSIEQHQSFLKVIPLEEVEAQEELNKMRKWEY is encoded by the coding sequence ATGGGATTATTTAAAGAAAATCCTTTTGGCCATATCTTATTTTTAAAAAAATGGCTTATACGTATTGCTGGAGTATTATCTCACCGACGTTATCGAGGCTTTAACGAGATGGAAATTGAAGGCAGCGAGATTATCAGAAACCTACCAGAAACGGGGGTTTTGTTTGTTTCTAATCATCAAACCTATTTTGCTGATGTGGTCAGCATGTTTCATGTTTTCAATGCTTCTTTAAAAGGAAGGGATGACAGCATTAAAAACGTAGGCTACCTCTGGAATCCTAAACTTAATATCTATTACGTTGCTGCCAAGGAAACCATGCAAAGTGGCTTATTACCTAAAATATTTGCCTATGCTGGTGCCATTACCGTAGAGAGAACATGGAGAGCAAAAGGAGAAGAAGTGAGTCGCTCTGTAAATCCAGACGACACTAAAAATATAGGCATTGCATTAGAGGATGGTTGGGTGATCACTTTCCCACAAGGAACTACCAAACCTTTTAAACCCATCAGAAAAGGTACTGCCCACATTATTAAACAATACAAACCTATTGTTGTGCCTATCGTAATTGACGGTTTCCGTAGGAGTTTTGACAAAAAAGGACTGCGCATCAAAAAGCGTAATATTCTTCAATCCATGGTAATTAAGGAACCTCTTGAAATCGATTATGAAAACGACTCTATTGAGAAGATTGTAGAGCAGTTGGAATATTCCATCGAGCAACACCAGTCGTTCTTAAAAGTGATTCCTCTAGAAGAAGTTGAGGCACAAGAAGAATTGAACAAAATGCGTAAGTGGGAGTACTAG
- a CDS encoding ABC-F family ATP-binding cassette domain-containing protein → MITVDNLAVAFSGTTLFSDVSFVINPTDKIALMGKNGAGKSTMMKIIAGEQTATRGHVRAPKDMVIAYLPQHLLTEDDCTVFEEAAKAFKQVFAMKEEMERLNTELTVRTDYESDQYMAIIEKVTELGDKFYALEEVNYDAEVEKALKGLGFKQEDFTRQTAEFSGGWRMRMELAKILLQKPDLILLDEPTNHIDIESVIWLEDFLVHKANAVMVISHDRAFIDAITNRTIEVTMGRIFDYKATYSHYLVLREERRVHQIKAYQEQQKFIADNKTFIERFKGTYSKTNQVSSREKMLDKLQIIEIDEVDTSALKLRFPPSPRSGDYPVTVKDVSMSYENHVVFKDANMSIARGEKVSFVGRNGEGKSTMIKAILGEIEVDGTCQLGHNIKVGYFAQNQAALLAKDLTIFQTVDEVAEGDIRTQMKNILGRFMFSGDDLEKKVGVLSGGEKTRLAMVKLLLEPVNLLILDEPTNHLDLKSKDVLKEALSTYDGTLILVSHDRDFLQGLSEKVFEFKQQRVMEHFETIDAFLERNRIKSIADINLMQ, encoded by the coding sequence ATGATCACAGTAGATAATCTTGCCGTAGCATTTAGCGGTACTACCTTATTTAGCGATGTTTCCTTTGTTATCAATCCTACCGATAAAATAGCATTGATGGGGAAAAACGGCGCAGGAAAATCTACGATGATGAAGATCATCGCCGGGGAACAAACAGCCACTCGTGGACATGTACGAGCCCCTAAAGATATGGTGATCGCTTACTTACCACAGCATTTGCTCACTGAAGACGATTGTACTGTTTTTGAAGAAGCTGCCAAAGCCTTTAAACAAGTCTTTGCTATGAAGGAAGAGATGGAGCGTCTCAATACCGAGCTTACCGTAAGAACAGATTATGAAAGTGATCAGTACATGGCAATCATAGAAAAGGTGACCGAGTTAGGAGACAAATTCTATGCTCTAGAAGAGGTCAATTATGATGCTGAAGTTGAAAAAGCGCTCAAAGGATTAGGCTTTAAACAAGAAGATTTCACTAGGCAGACTGCCGAGTTTAGTGGTGGATGGCGCATGCGTATGGAGCTGGCTAAAATATTGCTTCAAAAACCAGATTTGATTTTACTCGATGAGCCTACCAATCATATCGACATTGAATCGGTGATATGGCTAGAAGATTTTTTGGTCCATAAAGCTAATGCAGTAATGGTTATCTCTCACGATAGAGCATTTATTGATGCGATTACCAATCGTACTATTGAAGTAACTATGGGGCGTATTTTTGATTATAAAGCCACCTATTCTCATTACTTGGTATTGCGAGAAGAGCGTAGAGTTCACCAGATAAAGGCTTATCAAGAACAGCAAAAATTCATTGCCGATAATAAGACTTTTATAGAGCGTTTTAAAGGAACTTATTCCAAAACAAATCAAGTATCTTCTCGTGAGAAGATGTTGGATAAATTACAAATTATCGAAATTGATGAGGTAGATACCAGTGCTTTAAAGCTGCGTTTTCCTCCCTCGCCTCGATCTGGAGATTATCCAGTGACCGTAAAAGATGTGTCCATGTCTTATGAGAATCATGTGGTTTTTAAGGATGCTAACATGTCTATTGCTCGAGGGGAGAAAGTATCTTTTGTAGGCCGCAATGGTGAAGGGAAATCTACCATGATAAAAGCGATTTTAGGAGAAATAGAAGTAGATGGAACCTGCCAGTTAGGACATAATATTAAGGTGGGGTATTTTGCACAAAACCAAGCGGCGTTGCTAGCTAAAGACCTTACTATTTTTCAAACGGTTGATGAAGTAGCAGAAGGTGATATACGCACTCAAATGAAGAATATTTTGGGTCGCTTTATGTTCAGTGGTGATGATCTAGAAAAGAAAGTGGGTGTTCTTTCTGGAGGTGAAAAGACAAGACTCGCCATGGTAAAGTTACTTCTAGAGCCTGTGAACTTGCTTATTCTCGATGAACCTACCAACCACTTGGACCTCAAGTCTAAAGACGTGCTCAAAGAAGCACTCTCCACCTACGATGGGACATTGATTTTAGTTTCTCATGACCGTGATTTTCTTCAAGGACTTTCTGAAAAGGTGTTTGAATTTAAACAACAACGAGTGATGGAGCATTTTGAAACTATAGATGCCTTTTTAGAACGCAATAGAATCAAGAGTATAGCAGACATTAATTTGATGCAATAG